A genomic stretch from Marinimicrobium sp. C6131 includes:
- the yihA gene encoding ribosome biogenesis GTP-binding protein YihA/YsxC — MTTEINFRGATFEQSAPSIHQCPPESGLEVAFAGRSNAGKSSAINTLTDNSKLARTSKTPGRTQLINFFSVGEGQRLVDLPGYGYAKVARAMKEEWQRNLSEYLQKRDCLQGLVLLMDIRHPMQEFDTMMINWAVEVEMPVHILLTKADKLKRGPANSTLLAVRKQMQAAGVGDLVTAQCFSSLKRTGVDELKSKLTGWLTPAPEEDSGLLT, encoded by the coding sequence ATGACCACAGAGATCAACTTCCGCGGCGCCACGTTTGAGCAGAGCGCCCCCAGTATTCATCAGTGTCCACCGGAGAGCGGGCTGGAAGTCGCCTTCGCCGGGCGTTCCAACGCGGGCAAATCCAGTGCCATCAATACCCTGACAGACAACTCCAAACTGGCCCGCACCAGTAAGACCCCCGGGCGCACTCAGTTGATCAACTTCTTCAGCGTGGGTGAGGGACAACGCCTGGTGGACCTGCCCGGTTACGGTTACGCCAAAGTCGCCCGGGCCATGAAGGAGGAATGGCAGCGCAACCTGTCCGAATACCTGCAAAAACGCGACTGCCTGCAGGGGCTGGTGCTGCTGATGGACATCCGGCACCCCATGCAGGAGTTTGACACCATGATGATCAACTGGGCCGTGGAAGTGGAAATGCCCGTGCACATCCTGCTCACCAAGGCGGACAAGCTCAAGCGGGGGCCGGCCAACAGCACCCTGCTGGCAGTACGCAAACAGATGCAGGCGGCCGGGGTGGGTGACCTGGTCACCGCCCAGTGCTTCTCGTCGCTCAAACGCACCGGGGTGGATGAGTTGAAGAGCAAACTGACCGGGTGGCTGACGCCCGCGCCGGAAGAGGACTCGGGGCTTCTGACATAA
- a CDS encoding zinc ABC transporter substrate-binding protein: MLSHKPLLPRWFAVPGGGRCVGYAWLLLWALTSPARADVEVLTSIRPLALIAEAVVGDQGRVSHLLPASASPHDYPLKVSDMRRLEQADLVLWVGEDLETFLRRPLRSLPDARRITLIELPTLHWPAPGEGHESDGHHSDGHHHGHGSRDPHLWLNPENGRAIATALAERLAELEPAHAEGYRARARALADSLVALDQRLNARLEPVQARPFAVYHEGYSHFVSHYQLNQVASVTLSPERRPGARHLYELRQQLQDAVCLFTEPYYDMSSARSLADELGLKLGELDLLGAADSTTTYPALLEALGEAVVDCLR, translated from the coding sequence ATGTTGTCTCACAAACCCCTCTTGCCGCGTTGGTTTGCCGTGCCTGGCGGCGGACGTTGCGTCGGGTACGCCTGGCTGCTGTTGTGGGCGCTGACAAGTCCGGCCCGGGCCGACGTCGAGGTGCTGACCAGCATCAGGCCGCTGGCGTTGATCGCCGAAGCCGTGGTGGGAGATCAGGGCCGGGTGAGCCATTTGCTGCCCGCCAGCGCCTCTCCGCATGATTACCCGCTGAAAGTCTCTGATATGCGCCGGCTGGAGCAGGCCGATCTGGTGCTCTGGGTGGGAGAGGATCTGGAGACGTTCTTGCGTCGCCCGCTCCGCAGTCTGCCCGATGCGCGCCGCATAACGCTGATCGAGTTGCCGACCCTGCATTGGCCGGCCCCGGGGGAAGGGCACGAGAGCGACGGCCATCATTCGGACGGGCATCATCATGGGCATGGGAGCCGAGACCCTCACCTGTGGTTGAACCCCGAGAATGGACGGGCGATTGCCACCGCGCTGGCAGAGCGTCTGGCCGAGTTGGAGCCGGCCCACGCTGAAGGGTATCGGGCACGAGCCAGGGCGCTGGCGGACTCGCTTGTGGCTCTGGATCAACGCCTCAACGCCCGGTTGGAACCGGTGCAGGCGCGCCCTTTCGCGGTGTATCACGAAGGGTACAGCCATTTTGTCAGCCACTATCAACTGAATCAGGTGGCGTCGGTGACGCTGTCACCGGAGCGGCGCCCCGGGGCGCGACACCTGTACGAGCTGCGTCAGCAGTTGCAGGATGCCGTATGTCTGTTTACCGAGCCCTACTACGACATGAGCTCCGCGCGCAGCCTGGCGGATGAGCTCGGTCTGAAACTCGGCGAGCTGGACCTGCTGGGGGCGGCTGATTCGACCACCACGTATCCTGCCTTGCTGGAGGCGCTGGGTGAGGCGGTGGTGGACTGCCTGCGGTAG
- a CDS encoding c-type cytochrome — translation MKYSVKHLLLALGALVLVPGASAAGDPEAGAEKVAVCAACHGQDGNSPAPSFPKLAGLGQPYLYKQLQDIQAWDNATGDAKATTGREVVQMTGMLKGMSDQDLQDIAAYYASQTIQLSGAKEMQVQVNSGAQVDALALGERIYRAGNPETGVPACMGCHAPNGQGNEPGAFPRLGGQYPEYIEAQLRAFRAGDRINDGESMMMRLSAKNLSDAEIKAVANYIGGLN, via the coding sequence ATGAAATATTCAGTGAAGCATTTGCTCCTCGCGCTGGGCGCACTGGTTTTGGTTCCGGGCGCAAGCGCCGCTGGTGACCCGGAAGCGGGCGCCGAAAAAGTGGCTGTGTGTGCCGCCTGCCATGGTCAGGATGGTAACAGCCCCGCGCCGAGCTTCCCCAAGCTGGCCGGTTTGGGGCAGCCGTATCTGTACAAGCAGCTTCAGGATATCCAGGCCTGGGATAATGCCACCGGAGACGCCAAGGCCACTACCGGCCGGGAAGTGGTCCAGATGACCGGCATGCTCAAGGGGATGAGTGATCAGGACCTGCAGGATATCGCCGCCTACTACGCCAGCCAGACCATTCAGCTCAGCGGTGCCAAAGAAATGCAGGTGCAGGTAAATTCCGGTGCCCAGGTGGACGCCCTGGCCCTGGGTGAGCGGATTTATCGCGCGGGCAACCCGGAAACCGGCGTGCCGGCCTGTATGGGCTGCCATGCGCCCAACGGCCAGGGAAATGAGCCGGGCGCCTTCCCGCGCCTGGGCGGTCAATACCCCGAGTATATTGAAGCCCAACTGCGCGCCTTCCGAGCCGGTGACCGGATCAATGATGGCGAGTCGATGATGATGCGCCTGAGTGCCAAAAATCTCAGTGACGCTGAAATCAAGGCGGTGGCGAACTACATTGGTGGTTTGAACTGA
- a CDS encoding thiol:disulfide interchange protein DsbA/DsbL gives MRIVLAVLAMMVSLTAVAQTPENGTDYKEGEHYETLAEPVPTSTSDKIEVVEVFAYTCGHCYNFEPLIRAWKKEQKDDVAVVQTPAMWNATMEAYARGFYTAKAMNLLDDVHMAVFTAVHQEGKQFRSAEQWADFLETYGADRERVLKTFNSFGITSQVRQSDARVRGYKITGTPEMVVDGKYRVSSRMTGSHSEMLRVVDHLVEQIRQGAL, from the coding sequence ATGCGCATTGTGTTAGCTGTTCTGGCGATGATGGTATCGCTGACTGCCGTAGCCCAGACCCCCGAGAACGGAACCGACTATAAGGAAGGCGAGCATTACGAGACACTGGCCGAGCCGGTTCCCACCAGCACCTCGGACAAGATTGAAGTCGTCGAAGTATTTGCCTACACCTGTGGCCACTGCTACAACTTTGAACCGCTGATTCGCGCCTGGAAAAAAGAACAGAAGGATGATGTTGCCGTCGTGCAGACGCCAGCCATGTGGAATGCCACCATGGAAGCCTATGCCCGTGGTTTCTATACTGCGAAAGCCATGAATCTGCTGGACGATGTGCATATGGCGGTATTTACGGCCGTGCATCAGGAGGGCAAACAGTTCCGCAGCGCCGAGCAGTGGGCCGATTTTCTGGAAACCTATGGCGCGGACCGTGAGCGGGTGCTGAAAACCTTCAATTCGTTCGGTATCACCAGTCAGGTCCGTCAGTCGGACGCCCGGGTTCGTGGTTACAAGATTACCGGTACCCCCGAAATGGTGGTCGATGGCAAATACCGGGTCAGTTCCCGCATGACCGGCAGTCACAGTGAGATGCTGCGAGTGGTGGATCACCTGGTTGAGCAGATTCGCCAGGGCGCACTCTGA
- a CDS encoding putative bifunctional diguanylate cyclase/phosphodiesterase — MRTSYLVKVLSLLLGLVLLVELSSYTATRLVVHDTVTDNARLELQRGGEVFAELIQARAEQLSLSAEVLTDDFGFKEAVAVADAPTLVSALENHAARINADIALVAGQQGELVASTQPLSDASWAYLRRYTQVQDSRTPHRSLMIDGRPYQFVVSEVRAPLPLGVAGLGFEIDNRLTETLKRLTGLEISFVSLENNEARYLSGTLSGSQRQTLLNWLSERAPAADTVITTEQHMTLMLPVAEQPTPLAAVLQVPLEQVMAPFARLNGQLLWIAMGFSIIAALLAVLLARSVTQPVSALANVARRIAGGYYDTPVPVRSRDELGELAQGFTRMQSAIAEREQQILYQAQHDQLTGLINRNQLFPELESAIEKATWSEQHFALMVLDIDNFTRVNDALSPEMGDRVLAEVGRRLLAQAGPDDRVARLGSDEFALMLWQVGEEDIQARAKAILDGFEEDIQLEDLRLGVDINLGAVLYPGDGDQPEVLLRRANLALNQGRLEQHRITLYERGWDETHLRRLALFGEFRQALEDSQLDVYYQPKLWLDDSGTLGAEALVRWRHPEMGMINPEEFVAVAESTGQIGLLTRWVLRRAITQAAGWAVPAHLSVNLSALDLLDDELPDFVHSLLSETELPPERLCLEITESAIMREADKSLHNLERLRAQGISLSIDDFGTGYSSLSQLKKLPVSELKIDKSFILNLDQSEDDQLIVRSTIDLGHTLGLTITAEGVENQAIETRLVALGCDRVQGFYYSKPLPHRDFLDWLSGAERLEVNA, encoded by the coding sequence ATGCGTACAAGCTATCTCGTCAAAGTCCTGTCACTGTTGCTCGGCCTGGTACTGCTGGTTGAGCTGTCCTCCTACACCGCCACGCGTCTGGTGGTGCACGATACCGTGACCGACAATGCCCGCCTCGAACTGCAGCGAGGCGGCGAGGTGTTTGCCGAGCTGATTCAAGCCCGGGCCGAGCAGTTGTCCCTGTCGGCGGAGGTGCTCACCGATGACTTCGGTTTCAAGGAAGCGGTGGCGGTGGCCGATGCCCCCACTCTGGTGTCCGCTCTGGAAAACCATGCCGCCCGAATCAATGCCGATATTGCTCTGGTGGCCGGTCAGCAGGGCGAACTGGTGGCCAGTACTCAACCGCTGTCCGATGCCAGTTGGGCGTACCTGCGTCGCTACACCCAAGTGCAGGACAGTCGCACGCCCCATCGGTCACTGATGATTGATGGTCGCCCCTACCAGTTTGTGGTCTCGGAGGTGCGGGCGCCGCTACCGCTGGGCGTGGCGGGGCTGGGGTTTGAAATCGATAACCGCCTCACGGAAACCCTCAAGCGCCTGACTGGCCTGGAGATTTCGTTTGTCAGCCTGGAGAACAACGAGGCCCGCTATCTGAGCGGCACCCTCTCCGGTTCGCAGCGACAGACGCTGCTGAATTGGTTGAGCGAGCGCGCACCAGCGGCGGATACGGTCATCACCACCGAGCAACACATGACGCTCATGTTGCCGGTGGCGGAGCAGCCCACGCCCCTGGCGGCGGTGCTGCAGGTACCTCTGGAGCAGGTCATGGCGCCCTTTGCCCGGCTCAACGGCCAACTGCTCTGGATTGCCATGGGTTTCTCCATCATTGCCGCGCTACTGGCGGTATTGCTCGCGCGCAGTGTCACCCAGCCGGTGAGCGCATTGGCGAACGTGGCCCGGCGTATCGCCGGAGGCTATTACGACACGCCGGTGCCGGTGCGCTCCCGGGATGAGTTGGGAGAACTGGCCCAGGGCTTCACCCGGATGCAGAGCGCAATCGCTGAGCGCGAACAACAGATTCTGTATCAGGCCCAGCACGACCAGCTCACGGGCCTGATCAATCGCAACCAGCTGTTTCCGGAGCTGGAGTCCGCGATTGAAAAAGCCACCTGGTCCGAGCAGCATTTCGCCCTGATGGTGCTGGATATCGACAACTTCACCCGGGTGAACGATGCCCTGAGCCCGGAAATGGGCGACCGGGTACTGGCCGAAGTCGGGCGGCGCCTGCTCGCCCAGGCCGGCCCGGACGACCGGGTGGCACGCCTGGGCAGCGATGAATTCGCGTTGATGCTCTGGCAGGTCGGTGAGGAGGATATTCAGGCTCGGGCAAAAGCGATACTCGACGGGTTTGAGGAGGACATTCAACTGGAAGACCTGCGCCTGGGGGTCGACATCAATCTCGGTGCGGTGCTGTATCCGGGCGATGGTGATCAGCCTGAAGTGCTGCTGCGTCGGGCCAACCTGGCTCTCAATCAGGGACGTCTGGAGCAACACCGCATCACGCTTTATGAGCGCGGCTGGGACGAAACGCATCTGCGTCGGTTGGCGCTGTTCGGTGAGTTCCGTCAGGCACTGGAAGACTCGCAACTGGACGTCTACTACCAGCCCAAACTCTGGCTGGACGACAGCGGGACTCTTGGCGCCGAAGCGCTGGTTCGCTGGCGGCACCCGGAGATGGGCATGATCAACCCGGAAGAGTTTGTCGCGGTGGCCGAAAGCACCGGACAGATAGGCCTGCTCACCCGTTGGGTATTGCGCCGGGCCATCACCCAGGCCGCTGGCTGGGCGGTGCCGGCGCACCTGTCGGTCAACCTGTCGGCACTGGATCTGCTCGATGACGAGCTGCCCGATTTTGTGCATAGTCTTCTGAGCGAGACTGAACTGCCCCCGGAGCGCCTGTGCCTGGAGATCACCGAGAGCGCCATCATGCGCGAGGCCGACAAGAGCCTGCACAATCTGGAGCGGTTGCGGGCACAGGGCATCAGCCTGTCGATTGATGACTTCGGCACCGGCTACTCCTCCCTGTCTCAGCTGAAAAAGCTGCCGGTCTCGGAGCTGAAAATCGACAAATCGTTTATTCTCAACCTGGATCAGAGTGAGGACGATCAGTTGATCGTCCGGTCCACCATCGACCTCGGTCACACTCTGGGCCTGACCATTACCGCCGAAGGGGTGGAGAACCAGGCGATCGAAACCCGACTGGTGGCACTGGGTTGCGACCGGGTTCAGGGTTTTTACTACAGCAAACCGCTGCCGCACCGGGACTTCCTCGACTGGTTGTCCGGCGCCGAGCGACTGGAGGTCAACGCGTGA
- the polA gene encoding DNA polymerase I, with protein MTEKAPLVLVDGSSYLYRAYHALPPLNNAKGQPTGAVKGVISMLRRLLKDFPDSPVAVVFDAKGKTFRDELFAEYKSQRPPMPDDMRPQVQPIKDIVEAMGLPLLVIDGVEADDVIGTLARQASEQQRDMIVSTGDKDMAQLVNRHISLVNTMTGSHLDEEGVREKYGFEPPLMIDYLALMGDKSDNIPGVPGVGEKTARALIEGLGGLDAIYANLEAVRELGFRGAKTMPEKLEEHRDQAYLSRQLATIKTDVELDLRPEDIARGEPDNDKLREIFTELEFRAWITELEPAVEDGAEPTVSEPDVAVDYEIVTGKKRLDAWLKVLKEAELFAFDTETTSLHAMEAKVVGLSFAVEPGKAAYVPLAHDYMGAPEQLDRDEVLAALKPLLEDPNKAKVGQNLKYDRNVLRNHEVELRGIAFDTMLESYVLNSTSGRHDMDSLALRYLDYRCTSFEEIAGKGAKQLTFNQIKIEDAAPYAAEDADVTLRLHRRLWPELKQIKSLKRVFADLEMPLVPVLANIERNGALVDAKVLGEHSRQLGERMAQLEKDAHDIAGRPFNLGSTKQLGEILFDEQKLPVLKKTPKGKPSTAEEVLQELALDYPLPKLLMEYRGLSKLKSTYTDKLPLMINKATGRIHTSYHQAVTATGRLSSSDPNLQNIPIRTEEGRRIRQAFVAPKGYKVLAADYSQIELRIMAHLSEDKGLLNAFDKELDVHKATAAEVFGTELEKVTPEMRRRAKAINFGLIYGMSAFGLAKQLHIGRQEAQEYIDRYFDRYPGVLRYMDNTRAQAREQGYVETLMGRRLYLPDINARNGNLRQGAERTAINAPMQGTAADIIKAAMIDVDRWLLKEKLDARIMMQVHDELVLEVAESQLTSVRDGIVERMSKAADLKVPLLVEAGVGDNWDQAH; from the coding sequence ATGACCGAAAAAGCCCCCCTGGTGTTGGTGGACGGTTCCTCCTACCTGTACCGTGCCTACCATGCCCTGCCTCCCCTGAATAACGCCAAAGGTCAGCCCACCGGGGCCGTGAAAGGCGTCATCAGTATGTTGCGTCGGTTGCTGAAGGACTTCCCCGACAGCCCGGTTGCAGTCGTTTTTGACGCCAAGGGCAAGACCTTCCGGGACGAGCTGTTCGCCGAGTACAAGTCCCAGCGCCCGCCGATGCCCGATGACATGCGCCCCCAGGTGCAGCCGATCAAGGACATTGTGGAGGCCATGGGGTTGCCCCTGTTGGTCATTGACGGCGTCGAGGCCGACGATGTCATCGGTACCTTGGCCCGTCAGGCGAGCGAGCAGCAACGGGACATGATTGTCTCCACCGGGGACAAGGACATGGCGCAGTTGGTGAACCGACATATTTCCCTGGTCAACACTATGACCGGCTCCCATCTCGATGAGGAAGGGGTACGCGAGAAGTACGGCTTCGAGCCGCCGCTGATGATCGACTACCTCGCCCTGATGGGCGACAAATCCGACAATATTCCCGGGGTGCCCGGGGTGGGCGAAAAAACCGCCCGGGCCCTGATCGAGGGGTTGGGCGGGCTGGACGCCATTTACGCCAACCTGGAAGCGGTCCGGGAGCTGGGTTTTCGCGGCGCCAAGACCATGCCGGAGAAGCTCGAAGAGCACCGGGACCAAGCCTATCTGTCCCGCCAGTTGGCGACCATCAAGACCGACGTCGAGCTGGACCTGAGACCCGAGGATATCGCCCGGGGTGAGCCGGATAACGACAAGCTGCGGGAGATATTCACCGAGCTGGAATTCCGCGCCTGGATAACGGAGTTGGAGCCGGCGGTGGAAGATGGCGCCGAGCCCACCGTCAGCGAACCCGACGTGGCGGTGGATTACGAGATTGTCACCGGGAAAAAGCGATTGGACGCCTGGCTCAAAGTGCTCAAGGAGGCCGAGCTGTTCGCCTTTGACACCGAGACCACCAGCCTGCACGCCATGGAGGCCAAGGTGGTGGGGCTATCCTTTGCGGTGGAGCCCGGCAAGGCGGCCTATGTGCCTCTGGCCCACGACTACATGGGCGCGCCCGAGCAGCTCGATCGGGATGAAGTGCTCGCCGCGCTCAAGCCCCTGCTGGAAGACCCGAACAAAGCCAAAGTGGGGCAGAACCTCAAGTACGATCGCAATGTCCTGCGCAATCACGAGGTTGAGCTGCGCGGTATCGCCTTCGATACCATGCTGGAATCCTACGTGCTCAACTCCACCAGTGGCCGTCACGATATGGACAGTCTGGCGCTGCGTTACCTGGACTACCGCTGTACGTCCTTTGAGGAGATTGCCGGAAAGGGTGCCAAACAGCTCACTTTCAACCAGATCAAAATTGAAGATGCGGCACCTTACGCCGCTGAAGACGCCGACGTGACCTTGCGCTTGCACCGGCGGCTCTGGCCGGAACTGAAACAGATCAAATCACTGAAGCGAGTGTTTGCTGACCTGGAAATGCCCCTGGTGCCGGTGCTGGCCAACATCGAACGCAACGGCGCTCTGGTGGATGCCAAGGTTCTGGGTGAGCATAGCCGGCAGTTGGGCGAGCGTATGGCGCAGCTTGAAAAAGACGCTCACGATATCGCCGGGCGCCCCTTCAACCTGGGCTCCACCAAACAACTGGGTGAAATCCTGTTCGATGAACAGAAATTGCCGGTGCTCAAGAAAACCCCCAAGGGCAAGCCGTCCACCGCCGAAGAGGTGCTGCAGGAGTTGGCGCTGGATTATCCGCTGCCCAAACTGTTGATGGAGTACCGCGGGCTCAGCAAGCTCAAAAGCACCTACACCGACAAGCTGCCGTTGATGATCAACAAGGCTACGGGACGGATTCACACCTCCTACCACCAGGCGGTGACCGCCACCGGTCGGCTGTCTTCTTCGGACCCCAACCTGCAGAACATCCCGATTCGGACCGAAGAGGGACGGCGGATTCGCCAGGCGTTTGTGGCGCCCAAGGGCTACAAGGTGCTGGCGGCGGATTACTCCCAGATCGAACTGCGCATCATGGCGCACCTGTCTGAAGACAAAGGCCTGCTCAATGCGTTCGACAAGGAGCTGGATGTGCACAAGGCGACCGCTGCGGAAGTGTTCGGCACCGAGCTCGAAAAGGTGACACCGGAAATGCGCCGCCGGGCCAAGGCGATCAACTTCGGCCTGATCTACGGCATGTCCGCCTTTGGCCTGGCGAAACAACTGCATATCGGCCGCCAGGAAGCCCAGGAGTACATCGACCGTTATTTCGACCGCTACCCGGGGGTGCTTCGCTATATGGACAATACCCGTGCCCAGGCCCGAGAGCAGGGCTACGTGGAAACCCTGATGGGTCGGCGGCTGTACCTGCCCGATATCAACGCCCGCAATGGCAACCTGCGCCAGGGGGCCGAGCGCACCGCGATCAACGCCCCCATGCAGGGGACCGCAGCGGATATCATCAAGGCGGCCATGATCGATGTCGATCGCTGGTTGCTGAAGGAAAAGCTGGATGCCCGGATCATGATGCAGGTGCACGACGAACTGGTGCTGGAGGTGGCGGAAAGTCAGTTGACGTCGGTGCGGGACGGCATTGTCGAGCGGATGTCCAAAGCGGCGGACCTGAAAGTGCCCTTGCTGGTGGAAGCGGGCGTGGGGGATAACTGGGATCAGGCGCACTAA
- a CDS encoding methylamine utilization protein has protein sequence MTLIKRVVVLLVAWLPGAAIASSLTITVTDAGGQPLGDAVVALYADEGAGSGSVAAAEAIMDQRDRQFLPHVLAVRVGTLVRFPNSDNIRHHVYSFSPAKRFELRLYHGTTAEPVQFDQPGKVALGCNIHDAMLGYIYVVDSDRFGVTGADGQWAFEAVPDGTHEVRIQHPRRANPLTRSITLTGASRTETIALDDLQPDPRQQSPQTDLERLFDR, from the coding sequence ATGACCCTAATCAAACGGGTGGTGGTGTTGCTGGTGGCCTGGTTGCCCGGGGCGGCCATCGCCTCGTCGCTGACCATCACGGTGACCGATGCCGGGGGGCAGCCCCTGGGAGATGCCGTGGTGGCGCTGTATGCCGATGAGGGTGCTGGCAGCGGGAGTGTGGCCGCCGCTGAGGCGATCATGGATCAGCGCGATCGTCAGTTCCTGCCGCACGTGCTGGCGGTGCGCGTTGGTACACTGGTGCGCTTCCCGAACAGTGACAACATCCGCCACCATGTGTATTCCTTTTCCCCCGCCAAGCGCTTTGAGCTGAGGCTTTACCACGGCACTACCGCCGAACCGGTGCAGTTCGATCAACCGGGCAAGGTAGCACTGGGCTGTAATATCCACGACGCCATGCTGGGCTATATCTATGTGGTGGACAGTGATCGGTTTGGGGTCACGGGCGCCGATGGTCAGTGGGCATTCGAAGCCGTGCCGGACGGCACCCATGAGGTGCGGATTCAGCACCCGCGTCGCGCCAATCCGCTGACCCGTTCCATTACCCTCACCGGAGCGTCCCGGACCGAGACGATTGCACTGGACGATTTGCAACCCGACCCCCGTCAGCAATCGCCACAAACCGATCTAGAGCGGTTGTTTGACCGCTAG
- a CDS encoding GGDEF domain-containing protein codes for MTLRATDDDTWREKYLDALDAHDALERQADEQYQRLRRALVQLSIVADGQDRQLDELLDELRKTLRGDQALERLPALTDQLDESVRSFEHRRESADTEVLEALTALVKQLQSLGPPRELKRELNHYLNRLPMRSQKFSLFPALLQQLAQLQQQALTLTREARPGLLGRLRGERAVEPGSAESLGDEINQVLESLMNAVNTEYMGSETLEGMMVRLKQGIPLNQLPGFLEEVRDLIMHSWLAANRVFAGYLNSVNRELAEIASLINGAADHQACQREAGRSLSEQVAERCESLAGSVESARDLSELKNQVASQLGQIRESLSQYQRAEAASEPLTDQLAQLASRVKQMEDEAEENRESLRRHQHKALHDPLTQLPNREAYDERLAHEVKRWERYGHPLTLAVCDVDHFKRINDQFGHQAGDRVLKVISKAIRRRLREVDFFGRYGGEEFVILMPETRAQDALQVLDDVRAALADTAFNYRKEPLQITISLGISEFREGDTADRVFGRADQALYAAKAAGRNQCQIG; via the coding sequence ATGACCCTCCGAGCAACGGACGACGATACCTGGCGAGAAAAATACCTGGATGCTCTGGACGCGCACGACGCGCTTGAGCGGCAGGCCGACGAGCAATACCAACGGCTGCGTCGGGCCCTGGTGCAACTGAGCATAGTCGCCGATGGACAGGACCGTCAGTTGGATGAGCTGCTGGATGAGTTGCGCAAAACCTTGCGTGGAGATCAGGCACTGGAACGGCTGCCGGCGCTGACTGATCAGCTCGACGAGAGCGTCAGAAGTTTTGAGCACCGACGTGAATCGGCCGATACCGAAGTGCTGGAAGCGTTGACGGCGCTGGTCAAGCAGTTGCAATCCCTGGGGCCACCCCGCGAACTCAAGCGCGAACTGAATCATTACCTCAACCGGTTGCCCATGCGCAGCCAGAAATTTTCGCTTTTCCCGGCGCTGCTCCAGCAGCTTGCACAACTCCAGCAGCAGGCGCTGACCCTGACGCGTGAGGCCAGGCCCGGTCTGTTGGGCAGACTGCGCGGAGAGCGCGCCGTTGAGCCGGGCTCTGCAGAGTCCCTGGGTGATGAAATCAATCAGGTGCTCGAAAGCCTGATGAATGCCGTGAACACCGAATACATGGGATCTGAAACCCTCGAGGGCATGATGGTGCGCCTCAAGCAGGGCATCCCCCTGAACCAGTTGCCGGGGTTTCTCGAGGAGGTTCGGGACCTGATCATGCATTCCTGGCTGGCGGCCAATCGTGTGTTTGCCGGTTACCTGAACTCGGTCAACCGGGAACTGGCGGAAATCGCATCCCTGATCAATGGGGCGGCCGACCACCAGGCCTGCCAGCGCGAGGCGGGCCGCAGTCTGTCCGAGCAGGTGGCCGAGCGCTGCGAGTCCCTGGCGGGGAGTGTCGAATCGGCGCGTGACCTGTCGGAATTGAAAAACCAGGTCGCCTCCCAGTTGGGGCAGATCCGCGAGAGTCTCAGCCAGTACCAGCGGGCTGAAGCCGCCTCGGAACCACTCACCGACCAACTGGCCCAGCTTGCTTCCCGGGTCAAGCAGATGGAGGATGAGGCCGAGGAAAATCGCGAGAGCCTCCGTCGCCATCAACACAAGGCGCTGCATGATCCCCTGACGCAGTTACCCAACCGCGAGGCGTATGACGAGCGTCTGGCCCACGAGGTCAAACGCTGGGAGCGCTATGGTCACCCGCTGACCCTGGCCGTCTGCGATGTCGACCATTTCAAGCGTATCAACGATCAGTTCGGCCACCAGGCGGGAGACCGGGTACTCAAAGTGATCAGTAAAGCCATTCGTCGGCGATTGCGGGAGGTCGACTTCTTTGGTCGCTACGGCGGCGAGGAATTTGTCATTCTCATGCCCGAAACCCGTGCCCAGGATGCGCTTCAGGTTCTGGATGATGTGCGTGCGGCGCTGGCGGACACGGCTTTCAATTATCGCAAGGAACCCCTGCAGATCACCATTTCGCTGGGGATTTCCGAATTCAGAGAGGGTGATACCGCCGACCGGGTATTTGGTCGGGCGGACCAGGCCCTCTACGCGGCCAAGGCCGCAGGTCGCAATCAATGCCAAATCGGCTAG